From the genome of Sulfitobacter sp. DSM 110093, one region includes:
- the rimO gene encoding 30S ribosomal protein S12 methylthiotransferase RimO, which produces MSTNPPNLRPDLAPQAKISNPARPGQPTIGMVSLGCPKALVDSERILTRLRAEGYGVSPDYAGADAVIVNTCGFLDSAKAESLDAIGEALTENGKVIVTGCLGAEPDYIREHHPKILAVTGPHQYEQVLDAVHGAVPPSPDPFIDLLPAQQVSLTPRHYSYLKISEGCNHKCKFCIIPDMRGRLQSRPAHAVMREAERLVDNGVKELLVISQDTSAYGVDIKHAEDRSHRAHITDLARDLGSLGAWVRLHYVYPYPHVRKLIPLMAEGLVLPYLDIPFQHAHPDVLKRMARPAAASKTLDEIAAWRDTCPDITLRSTFIVGYPGETEAEFQTLLDWLDEAQLDRVGCFQYENVEGARSNTLPDHVAPEVKQDRWDRFMEKAQAISEAKLAAKVGKRMDVIVDEIDADAATCRTKADAPEIDGNLFIDEDFQNLKVGDIVTVEVEEADEYDLWGRQIT; this is translated from the coding sequence ATGAGCACAAACCCACCCAATCTGCGCCCCGACCTCGCCCCGCAGGCGAAGATCAGCAACCCCGCCCGCCCCGGCCAGCCCACAATCGGCATGGTCAGCCTTGGCTGCCCCAAGGCGCTGGTGGATTCTGAACGCATTCTGACGCGGTTGCGCGCCGAGGGCTATGGCGTCTCGCCTGATTACGCCGGGGCCGATGCGGTGATCGTGAACACCTGCGGGTTCTTGGACAGCGCAAAGGCCGAGAGCCTCGACGCCATTGGCGAAGCGCTGACCGAGAACGGTAAGGTGATCGTCACCGGCTGTCTGGGGGCCGAACCGGATTACATCCGCGAACACCACCCCAAGATCCTCGCCGTGACCGGCCCGCATCAATACGAACAGGTGCTTGACGCGGTGCATGGCGCGGTGCCGCCCAGCCCCGATCCCTTCATCGATCTGCTGCCCGCGCAACAGGTCTCGCTCACCCCGCGGCACTATAGCTACCTCAAGATCTCCGAGGGCTGTAACCACAAGTGCAAGTTCTGCATCATCCCCGACATGCGCGGCCGCCTTCAGTCGCGCCCCGCCCATGCGGTGATGCGCGAGGCCGAGCGGCTCGTCGACAATGGCGTGAAGGAACTGCTGGTCATCAGCCAAGACACATCGGCCTACGGGGTCGACATCAAACACGCCGAAGATCGCAGCCACCGGGCGCATATCACCGATCTGGCGCGCGATCTTGGCAGCTTGGGCGCATGGGTGCGGCTGCACTACGTCTACCCCTACCCCCATGTGCGCAAACTGATCCCACTCATGGCCGAAGGTCTGGTGCTGCCCTACCTCGACATCCCCTTCCAACACGCCCACCCGGACGTGCTGAAACGCATGGCCCGGCCCGCGGCGGCGTCCAAGACGCTGGATGAGATCGCCGCATGGCGCGACACCTGCCCCGACATCACCCTGCGCTCGACCTTCATCGTCGGCTATCCGGGGGAGACTGAGGCCGAGTTCCAGACCCTGCTCGATTGGCTGGACGAGGCACAGCTCGACCGTGTCGGCTGCTTTCAATACGAAAACGTTGAAGGCGCGCGATCAAACACCCTGCCCGACCATGTCGCGCCAGAGGTCAAGCAAGACCGCTGGGACCGCTTCATGGAAAAGGCGCAGGCCATTTCCGAGGCCAAGCTCGCCGCCAAGGTCGGCAAGCGCATGGATGTGATCGTCGACGAGATCGACGCAGACGCCGCCACCTGCCGCACCAAGGCCGACGCACCTGAGATCGACGGCAACCTTTTTATCGACGAGGATTTCCAGAACCTCAAAGTCGGCGATATCGTCACCGTCGAAGTCGAAGAGGCCGACGAATACGATCTTTGGGGACGTCAGATCACCTAA
- a CDS encoding lactoylglutathione lyase family protein, whose amino-acid sequence MTTPRTFSHIGLSVPDLDAAVKFYSEVLGFYVVMQPTEAVEEDTAIGVMCTDVFGPGWGSLRIAHLATADGIGIEIFEFPGNYAPEEKLEHKRHGTFHFAIQDPDVEGLLERIVAAGGKQRMPVREYFPGEKPYRMVYVEDPFGIVFELYSHSYELTYSAGAYV is encoded by the coding sequence ATGACCACCCCCCGTACCTTTTCCCACATCGGCCTATCCGTGCCGGACCTCGACGCTGCCGTGAAGTTTTACTCGGAAGTTCTGGGCTTTTACGTCGTGATGCAGCCCACTGAAGCGGTAGAAGAAGATACAGCCATCGGCGTGATGTGCACCGATGTCTTCGGCCCCGGCTGGGGTTCGTTGCGCATCGCTCATTTGGCGACTGCGGACGGCATCGGGATCGAAATCTTTGAATTCCCCGGCAATTACGCCCCCGAGGAGAAGCTAGAGCACAAGCGCCACGGCACCTTCCATTTCGCCATCCAAGACCCGGATGTCGAAGGGTTGTTGGAGCGGATCGTCGCAGCGGGCGGCAAGCAGCGGATGCCGGTGCGGGAATATTTCCCGGGCGAGAAACCATACCGCATGGTCTATGTCGAAGACCCCTTTGGCATCGTGTTCGAGCTTTACAGCCACAGCTATGAGCTGACCTATTCGGCGGGCGCTTACGTCTAA
- a CDS encoding LysR family transcriptional regulator, translated as MLNATWLETFTTLCETGHFTRTAERLNMTQPGVSQHLRKLEDQLDQPLIAREGKSFTLTPAGEALFETGLARRREEQLLRERIATDLPDRGAVHIACSGSFAMLLQPLLLDWMTQAPDLTLHLEAAPQATIRTGLLDGRFDLGVLADDPAHARLEAQHLGREELCLILPVNALEDIESFTDLEARGFIAHPDGFAYADDLLQLNFPDSYPGADRIRLRGYVNQIGQIPAAVARGLGYTLLPRSGVETFAAKDQLRLLPLPKRRWHDLWLASRRRRPLPARMRRAADLIAEAATRLH; from the coding sequence ATGCTAAACGCCACGTGGCTTGAGACCTTCACTACCCTCTGCGAAACGGGTCATTTCACCCGCACAGCGGAGCGGCTGAACATGACCCAGCCCGGCGTGTCGCAACATCTGCGCAAGCTTGAGGATCAACTGGACCAACCGCTGATCGCACGGGAGGGAAAAAGTTTTACCCTGACCCCGGCGGGCGAAGCGCTGTTCGAAACCGGCCTTGCCCGCCGCCGCGAAGAGCAACTTCTGCGCGAACGGATTGCCACAGACCTGCCTGATCGCGGTGCGGTGCATATCGCTTGTTCCGGCAGTTTCGCCATGCTGCTCCAGCCGCTGCTGCTGGATTGGATGACCCAAGCGCCGGACCTTACCCTGCATCTCGAGGCCGCACCGCAGGCCACGATCCGCACCGGGCTGCTGGATGGACGGTTCGATCTCGGTGTGCTGGCCGATGATCCCGCCCACGCGCGGCTGGAAGCGCAGCACTTGGGGCGGGAGGAACTTTGCCTCATCCTGCCGGTTAATGCATTGGAAGATATAGAGAGTTTCACTGACCTCGAAGCGCGCGGTTTCATCGCGCACCCCGATGGCTTTGCCTATGCCGATGACCTGTTGCAGTTGAATTTCCCCGACAGTTATCCGGGGGCCGACCGTATACGCCTGCGGGGGTACGTGAACCAGATCGGCCAAATCCCGGCAGCGGTCGCGCGGGGGTTGGGCTATACTCTCTTACCCCGCAGCGGGGTCGAGACTTTTGCCGCGAAAGACCAGCTTCGGCTGCTGCCGCTGCCCAAGCGGCGCTGGCATGACCTTTGGCTCGCTTCGCGTCGCAGACGCCCCTTGCCCGCCCGAATGCGCAGGGCAGCAGACCTCATCGCCGAGGCCGCCACAAGGTTGCACTAG
- a CDS encoding hemolysin III family protein has protein sequence MSYPTSIAETLADGTVHVLSLGFAIPASILLMIHAAGQEGQLTATAIYAACILASFTASAVYHLLPFDRSRAFLGRVDHAAIYFKIAGTYTPLVMVIGSGFAYGILGVVWALAVIGAVAKLWFWRIDARGSLALYLGMGWLSVLLIYPMWHNLPGAALSLVAVGGLTYSAGTLIYAHPGMRYQNAVWHVFVLIATACFFAAIALSL, from the coding sequence ATGAGCTATCCGACCTCCATCGCTGAAACTTTAGCTGACGGCACCGTGCATGTGCTCAGCCTCGGATTCGCCATTCCCGCCAGCATCCTGCTGATGATCCATGCCGCCGGACAAGAGGGGCAGTTGACCGCCACGGCGATCTACGCCGCCTGCATCCTCGCCTCTTTCACCGCCTCTGCCGTCTATCACCTGCTGCCCTTCGACCGCAGCCGCGCATTTTTAGGCCGTGTCGATCATGCGGCGATCTATTTCAAGATTGCGGGCACCTATACGCCGCTGGTCATGGTGATCGGATCGGGCTTTGCTTACGGCATACTCGGCGTGGTCTGGGCGTTGGCTGTGATCGGCGCAGTGGCCAAGCTCTGGTTCTGGCGCATTGATGCACGTGGATCACTGGCGCTCTACCTCGGGATGGGCTGGCTTTCCGTCCTGCTGATCTATCCGATGTGGCACAATCTGCCCGGGGCCGCACTGTCGCTGGTGGCGGTCGGCGGCCTTACTTATTCGGCGGGTACGCTGATCTATGCCCACCCTGGCATGCGCTATCAAAACGCGGTTTGGCATGTCTTTGTGTTGATCGCCACGGCCTGTTTCTTTGCCGCGATAGCGCTGAGCCTTTAG
- a CDS encoding YigZ family protein has product MRKLGQVLNDRGSKYAVSGCPARDRTEVDAALKDLKRDKSYAKATHNTWAVLLSDGGPLKGDDGESGAGMVIVRMLEREGLEDHLIVVTRWYGGKHLGGDRFRHVQTCVRAYLGELAA; this is encoded by the coding sequence TTGCGAAAGCTAGGCCAAGTGCTGAACGACCGCGGGTCGAAATACGCGGTGTCGGGCTGCCCCGCGCGCGACCGGACCGAGGTTGACGCGGCGCTGAAAGACCTCAAGCGCGACAAATCCTACGCCAAGGCCACCCATAACACTTGGGCGGTGCTGCTGTCAGACGGCGGCCCGTTGAAGGGTGATGATGGCGAGTCCGGTGCCGGAATGGTGATCGTGCGGATGCTGGAGCGCGAAGGGCTGGAGGATCATCTGATCGTGGTGACGCGCTGGTATGGCGGGAAACACCTTGGCGGCGACCGTTTTCGTCATGTCCAGACCTGCGTGCGGGCCTATCTGGGTGAACTCGCGGCCTAA
- a CDS encoding M48 family metallopeptidase, producing the protein MNALGAFGVIALLSACGVAPIQTGPIPSGTPSTTGSQLTADAAARSFVQVVRTVEPVAERECRNRTSGMNCDFNIVVDDRPGQPANAFQTLDENGRPIVAFTLALIADARNEDELAFVLGHETAHHIAGHIARQQQNAMAGAVIFAGIATLSGGDATAVRTAQELGAEVGARRYSKDFELEADALGTIITARAGYNPLRGAEFFTRIPDPGDRFLGTHPPNSSRIDIVRRTMAGL; encoded by the coding sequence ATGAATGCCCTTGGCGCATTTGGCGTCATTGCCCTGCTTTCGGCCTGTGGCGTGGCACCTATCCAGACAGGGCCGATCCCTTCAGGCACGCCCAGCACGACGGGCTCTCAGTTGACTGCCGACGCTGCCGCACGCAGTTTTGTGCAGGTGGTCCGTACAGTTGAACCGGTGGCCGAGCGTGAGTGCCGTAACCGGACGTCGGGGATGAATTGCGATTTCAATATCGTGGTCGATGACCGCCCCGGCCAGCCCGCGAACGCCTTTCAGACGCTGGACGAAAACGGCCGTCCCATCGTTGCTTTCACCTTGGCGTTGATCGCAGATGCGCGCAACGAGGACGAGCTTGCCTTTGTTCTGGGCCATGAGACCGCGCATCACATCGCAGGCCACATTGCCCGTCAGCAGCAGAACGCCATGGCAGGCGCGGTGATCTTTGCCGGGATCGCCACGCTGAGCGGCGGCGACGCAACCGCCGTGCGCACGGCGCAGGAGTTGGGTGCAGAGGTCGGTGCACGGCGGTATTCGAAAGACTTTGAGCTAGAGGCCGACGCCCTTGGCACGATCATCACCGCGCGGGCCGGATACAACCCGCTGCGCGGGGCCGAGTTCTTTACCCGCATCCCTGATCCGGGTGATCGTTTCCTTGGCACGCATCCGCCCAACAGTTCCCGAATCGACATCGTTCGGCGCACCATGGCGGGGCTGTGA
- a CDS encoding branched-chain amino acid aminotransferase, translating to MATGTDIKTYFNGAWHDGDLPTIKAADHGAWLGTTVFDGARLFDGLAPDLEAHCARINRSAKALMITPTVETEDMIEMCREGLKSYSRDQAVYIRPMYWALAGDELGIVPLKGATGFAISLEAIPMAPPEAATTLTRTRFRRPVLEDNVVNAKAGCLYPNNARMMVEARSKGFGNALVADAMGNVAESASANVFMVKDGEVFTPIPNGTFLAGITRARHMSNMRDAGMKVHETVLSFDDFHAADEVFLSGNMMKVTPVSAFDDTQYGTGPNQNKVTRQVREMYWDWAASQRS from the coding sequence ATGGCCACCGGCACAGACATCAAAACCTATTTCAACGGCGCATGGCACGACGGCGATTTGCCTACCATCAAGGCAGCGGACCACGGCGCATGGCTGGGCACCACCGTCTTTGACGGGGCGCGGCTGTTTGACGGGCTCGCCCCCGATCTGGAGGCACATTGCGCCCGGATCAACCGCTCTGCTAAGGCGCTGATGATCACCCCAACGGTCGAGACCGAGGACATGATCGAGATGTGCCGCGAGGGGCTGAAAAGCTATTCCCGCGATCAGGCGGTCTATATCCGTCCGATGTATTGGGCGCTGGCTGGCGATGAGCTGGGCATCGTGCCACTGAAAGGCGCCACCGGGTTTGCGATCAGCCTTGAGGCGATCCCCATGGCCCCGCCCGAAGCCGCAACCACCCTCACCCGCACCCGCTTCCGCCGTCCGGTATTGGAGGACAACGTCGTCAACGCCAAGGCGGGCTGCCTGTACCCCAACAACGCCCGCATGATGGTCGAGGCTCGGTCCAAAGGTTTCGGCAACGCGCTGGTGGCCGATGCCATGGGCAATGTCGCCGAAAGCGCCAGCGCCAATGTCTTTATGGTTAAGGATGGCGAGGTCTTTACCCCCATTCCCAATGGCACGTTCCTTGCCGGGATCACCCGTGCGCGGCATATGTCGAACATGCGCGACGCCGGCATGAAGGTGCATGAAACCGTCCTCAGCTTTGACGATTTCCATGCTGCTGATGAGGTCTTCCTGTCGGGCAATATGATGAAGGTCACCCCCGTCAGCGCCTTTGACGACACGCAATATGGCACGGGACCGAACCAAAATAAGGTCACGCGCCAAGTGCGTGAAATGTATTGGGATTGGGCCGCCAGCCAGCGAAGCTAA
- a CDS encoding universal stress protein — MRKFLVVLDDSTECLNAMRFAALRAARTGGGVAVLSVIPPEEFNHWIGVGDLMREEARERIEVHFEVFAKWMRDKQGVDPELIIREGEPTDEIIQQLSDDPDIGVLVLGASGDRKKGPGPLVTQLSRSAGDLPVPITIVPGDLSKERLEAIT, encoded by the coding sequence ATGCGGAAATTCCTAGTGGTGCTGGACGATAGCACTGAATGTCTGAATGCCATGCGCTTTGCCGCGTTGCGCGCGGCCCGCACGGGGGGCGGCGTGGCCGTCCTGTCGGTGATCCCACCCGAGGAGTTCAACCACTGGATCGGCGTCGGCGACCTGATGCGCGAAGAGGCCCGCGAACGGATCGAGGTGCATTTCGAGGTTTTCGCCAAATGGATGCGTGACAAACAGGGTGTTGATCCCGAACTGATCATCCGCGAGGGCGAACCGACGGATGAGATCATTCAACAACTCTCTGACGATCCAGACATTGGTGTTCTGGTGCTGGGCGCCAGTGGCGACCGCAAGAAAGGCCCCGGCCCTTTGGTGACGCAATTGTCGCGTTCCGCGGGCGATCTGCCGGTGCCGATTACCATCGTGCCCGGTGATCTTAGCAAGGAACGGCTCGAAGCGATCACCTAA
- a CDS encoding NifU family protein: MFIQTESTPNPATLKFLPGQTVLEMGTADFPTPDAGATSPLAQRLFAVEGVTGVFFGTDFVTVTKQDAVEWDHVKPALLGAIMEHFQSGEPVMASDHQPTSGHAAHDGEDGEIVGQIKELLDSRVRPAVAQDGGDITFHGFERGVVYLHMQGACAGCPSSTLTLKMGIENLLRHYIPEVTEVRPVA, from the coding sequence ATGTTCATCCAGACCGAATCCACTCCGAACCCCGCAACGCTCAAGTTCCTGCCGGGTCAGACCGTGCTGGAAATGGGCACCGCTGATTTCCCGACCCCCGATGCCGGGGCGACATCGCCGCTGGCCCAACGGCTCTTTGCCGTTGAGGGTGTGACGGGCGTGTTCTTCGGCACCGATTTCGTTACTGTGACCAAACAAGACGCCGTGGAATGGGACCATGTGAAGCCCGCCCTGCTGGGCGCGATCATGGAGCATTTCCAATCCGGTGAGCCGGTCATGGCCTCTGACCACCAGCCCACCTCCGGCCATGCCGCGCATGACGGCGAAGATGGTGAAATCGTCGGCCAGATCAAAGAGTTGCTAGACAGCCGGGTGCGCCCCGCCGTGGCCCAAGATGGCGGCGACATCACCTTCCACGGCTTTGAGCGCGGCGTTGTCTATCTGCACATGCAAGGTGCCTGCGCCGGGTGCCCCTCGTCCACGCTGACGCTGAAAATGGGCATCGAAAACCTGCTGCGCCACTACATCCCCGAGGTGACAGAGGTTCGTCCGGTTGCCTGA
- the tsaB gene encoding tRNA (adenosine(37)-N6)-threonylcarbamoyltransferase complex dimerization subunit type 1 TsaB has protein sequence MPEHSASGPLILAFDTSAAHCAAALLSGDRVLAALVEPMTKGQAERLLVLCEELLDEANVAYADLTALGVGIGPGNFTGIRIAVSAARGLALGLGIPAVGVDAFDALRAGHTGPCACAVDARRDQVFLQGFDNPDLSTPALYDAAALPAFTGPLIGEGGKPPAMPVAEAIARITARRYASAPPRPAPLYLRPADAAPARDAAPVLLP, from the coding sequence TTGCCTGAGCATAGCGCAAGCGGGCCGCTGATTCTGGCCTTCGACACGTCGGCCGCGCATTGCGCGGCCGCTTTGCTGTCGGGCGACCGGGTGCTGGCGGCGCTCGTCGAGCCGATGACCAAGGGCCAAGCCGAACGGCTACTCGTACTCTGCGAAGAGCTGCTGGATGAGGCCAATGTGGCCTATGCCGATCTCACCGCGCTTGGCGTCGGCATCGGACCGGGCAATTTCACTGGCATCCGCATTGCCGTCTCCGCCGCCCGTGGGCTGGCGCTTGGCCTTGGCATTCCGGCGGTTGGGGTCGATGCCTTTGACGCATTGCGAGCAGGCCATACCGGCCCCTGCGCCTGTGCGGTGGATGCCCGCCGCGATCAGGTTTTCCTCCAAGGCTTTGACAACCCCGACCTTTCTACTCCCGCGCTCTATGACGCCGCCGCCCTTCCAGCCTTCACCGGCCCGCTGATCGGTGAAGGCGGAAAGCCTCCCGCGATGCCGGTGGCCGAAGCCATCGCCCGCATCACGGCCCGCCGCTATGCCAGCGCCCCACCACGCCCCGCGCCGCTTTACCTGCGCCCCGCCGATGCAGCGCCCGCACGCGATGCCGCGCCGGTGCTGCTGCCGTGA
- a CDS encoding GNAT family N-acetyltransferase, whose amino-acid sequence MTAAELAAIHAAAFTHDRPWQEAEFASLLNGPFVQLFTRPGGFALTRTIAGESELLTLAVDPGCQRQGIARALLRDWLTALPADCASAFLEVAADNRPARALYAGENFAHIATRRAYYARIDAPAVDACILRHDLTHGHCGDPAALTAKSG is encoded by the coding sequence GTGACAGCGGCAGAGCTTGCCGCCATTCACGCTGCCGCCTTTACCCATGACAGGCCGTGGCAGGAGGCGGAGTTCGCAAGCCTGCTCAATGGCCCCTTCGTGCAGCTTTTCACCCGTCCCGGCGGCTTTGCCCTGACCCGCACCATCGCGGGCGAATCTGAGTTACTGACCCTCGCGGTCGATCCCGGCTGCCAACGCCAAGGCATTGCCCGCGCGTTGCTGCGCGATTGGCTGACCGCCCTGCCCGCAGACTGCGCCAGCGCCTTTCTAGAGGTCGCAGCCGATAACCGCCCTGCCCGCGCCCTCTATGCCGGTGAAAACTTCGCCCACATCGCAACCCGCCGTGCCTATTACGCACGCATTGATGCCCCTGCCGTCGATGCCTGCATTCTGCGGCACGACTTGACCCATGGTCACTGTGGCGATCCCGCAGCGTTGACCGCAAAAAGCGGTTGA
- a CDS encoding BMP family ABC transporter substrate-binding protein — MTLMTKFLGAAAGMALTSGAALAEPALIFDLGGKFDKSFNEAAFNGATRWAEETGGKFAEIEMQSEAQREQALRRFAESGANPIITMGFAMADPLSTVAPDYPDTKFAVVDVNWLDLPNVRQVSFAEHEGSYLVGVMAAMASESNTVGFVGGMDVPLIRHFGCGYAQGVMATNPDAKVIANMTGTTPAAWNDPVKGSEITKAQINQGADVVYAAAGGTGVGVLQTAADEGILSIGVDSNQNHLHPGKVLTSMLKRVDVAVYDAMMAGEDLEVGEVVTLGLAEEGVGVAVDEHNKDLVTEEMQAAVDEARQKIIDGEIKVVSYYENDSCPALDF, encoded by the coding sequence ATGACCCTCATGACAAAATTCCTCGGCGCAGCCGCAGGCATGGCCCTGACATCGGGCGCCGCGCTGGCCGAACCCGCGCTGATCTTTGACCTTGGCGGCAAATTCGACAAAAGCTTTAACGAAGCGGCCTTCAATGGCGCGACGCGCTGGGCCGAAGAAACCGGCGGCAAATTCGCCGAGATCGAGATGCAGTCGGAAGCACAGCGCGAGCAAGCCCTGCGCCGCTTTGCCGAATCCGGGGCCAACCCGATCATCACCATGGGTTTCGCCATGGCAGATCCGCTCTCGACCGTCGCCCCCGACTACCCCGATACGAAATTCGCCGTGGTTGACGTGAACTGGCTCGACCTCCCCAACGTCCGTCAGGTCAGCTTTGCCGAGCATGAAGGGTCTTACCTCGTCGGCGTGATGGCCGCGATGGCGTCTGAGTCGAACACCGTCGGCTTTGTCGGCGGCATGGACGTGCCGCTGATCCGCCACTTCGGCTGCGGCTATGCCCAAGGTGTCATGGCAACCAACCCCGATGCCAAAGTGATCGCCAACATGACAGGCACCACCCCCGCCGCTTGGAACGACCCGGTAAAAGGTTCCGAGATCACCAAAGCCCAGATCAACCAAGGCGCTGACGTGGTTTACGCCGCAGCAGGCGGCACCGGCGTGGGCGTGCTGCAAACCGCCGCTGACGAAGGCATCCTTTCGATCGGCGTGGACAGCAACCAAAACCACCTGCACCCGGGCAAAGTCCTGACCTCGATGCTGAAACGTGTCGATGTCGCGGTCTATGACGCGATGATGGCGGGCGAAGACCTCGAAGTTGGTGAAGTCGTGACCCTCGGCCTTGCCGAAGAAGGTGTCGGCGTTGCCGTTGACGAGCACAACAAGGACCTTGTCACCGAAGAGATGCAAGCCGCAGTCGACGAAGCGCGCCAAAAGATCATCGACGGTGAGATCAAAGTGGTCTCCTACTACGAGAATGACAGCTGCCCGGCGCTGGACTTCTAA
- a CDS encoding ABC transporter ATP-binding protein yields MTDTAPAIELKGISKAFGPVQANKDISIRVMPGTIHGIIGENGAGKSTLMSILYGFYKADAGEIFISGKKTDIPDSQAAIAAGIGMVFQHFKLVENFTVLENIILGAEDGRLLKPSLSKARKSLISLAEDYGLNVDPDALIQDIGVGMQQRVEILKALYRQADILILDEPTGVLTPAEADQLFRILGRLRSEGKTIILITHKLREIMEITDTVSVMRRGKMTATVKTAETSPPELAELMVGRKVLLRVNKEPATPGDVILDVKGLRVVDGKGVERLRGIDLQVCAGEVLGLAGVAGNGQSELLEVLGGYADGTGSVTLNGTPLDLSGKKSDGQSRRARGVAHVPEDRQREGLIMDFQAWENNVFGYHHDDRFNSGLLMDHAAIRADAEDKMARFDVRPPDPTLAAKNFSGGNQQKIVLAREIERNPDLLLIGQPTRGVDIGAIEFIHEQIIALRDQGKAILLVSVELEEILALSDRIAVMFDGQIMGERAADQTDEKELGLLMAGITDTENEHSVAEVEANLARAGGDASKEV; encoded by the coding sequence ATGACCGATACCGCTCCCGCGATTGAACTTAAGGGCATCTCCAAAGCCTTTGGCCCGGTGCAGGCCAACAAAGACATCTCGATCCGCGTGATGCCCGGCACGATCCACGGGATTATCGGCGAAAACGGCGCGGGCAAATCGACGCTGATGTCGATCCTTTATGGGTTCTACAAAGCCGACGCCGGTGAGATTTTCATCAGTGGCAAAAAGACCGACATTCCCGACAGCCAAGCCGCCATCGCGGCGGGCATCGGCATGGTGTTCCAGCACTTCAAACTGGTCGAGAACTTCACCGTTCTGGAAAACATCATTCTGGGGGCCGAAGATGGCCGCTTGTTAAAGCCGTCGCTCTCCAAAGCGCGCAAGTCCCTAATTAGTCTTGCCGAAGACTACGGCCTCAACGTCGACCCCGATGCGCTGATCCAAGATATCGGCGTGGGCATGCAGCAGCGCGTTGAAATCCTCAAAGCGCTTTACCGACAAGCCGATATTTTAATTTTGGACGAGCCGACCGGCGTGTTGACCCCTGCCGAGGCCGACCAGCTTTTCCGCATCCTCGGGCGCCTGCGCTCTGAGGGCAAAACCATCATCCTCATCACCCACAAGCTGCGCGAGATCATGGAGATCACCGACACCGTGTCGGTCATGCGCCGTGGCAAGATGACCGCGACCGTGAAGACTGCCGAGACCTCGCCGCCGGAACTGGCCGAGCTGATGGTCGGGCGTAAAGTCTTGCTGCGCGTCAACAAAGAACCTGCAACGCCCGGCGATGTCATTTTGGATGTCAAAGGGCTGCGGGTCGTCGATGGCAAAGGCGTTGAGCGTCTGCGCGGCATTGATCTGCAAGTCTGCGCCGGTGAGGTGCTGGGCCTTGCGGGCGTCGCAGGCAACGGCCAGTCCGAACTGCTCGAAGTGCTGGGCGGCTATGCCGATGGCACCGGCAGCGTTACGTTGAACGGCACCCCGCTGGACCTATCGGGCAAGAAATCCGACGGCCAATCGCGCCGCGCTCGCGGTGTGGCCCATGTGCCCGAAGACCGCCAGCGCGAGGGTCTGATCATGGATTTTCAGGCTTGGGAGAACAACGTCTTCGGCTACCACCACGACGACCGCTTCAACAGCGGGCTGCTGATGGACCACGCCGCGATCCGCGCCGATGCCGAGGACAAAATGGCCCGCTTTGACGTGCGCCCACCCGATCCGACGCTCGCCGCCAAGAACTTTTCGGGCGGAAACCAGCAGAAGATCGTCCTCGCGCGCGAGATCGAGCGCAACCCAGACCTGTTGCTGATCGGTCAGCCCACCCGCGGCGTCGACATTGGCGCGATTGAATTCATCCACGAACAGATCATCGCCCTGCGCGATCAGGGCAAGGCGATCCTGCTGGTCTCGGTCGAACTCGAAGAAATCCTTGCCCTGTCGGACCGCATCGCGGTGATGTTTGACGGGCAGATCATGGGCGAACGCGCCGCCGATCAGACCGACGAGAAAGAACTGGGGCTTTTGATGGCTGGCATCACCGACACAGAGAACGAACACAGCGTGGCCGAGGTCGAAGCCAATCTCGCCCGCGCCGGCGGCGACGCCAGCAAGGAGGTCTGA